A region from the Sandaracinus amylolyticus genome encodes:
- a CDS encoding SDR family oxidoreductase yields the protein MPALDEGEGAVLITGICGRLGRLVARQMHRVGPVVGIDRRPFHGKPKDIVHHQFDLRRKKTRDVFRAGGIKAVVHLGVMHDPRASRKEHYSWNVVAFQKLLEYMTQYGVPKLVLLSSANVYGPSPDNPQFLTEEAPLLGAQHFSEIRDLVEVDMLAQSFFWKHPEIETVILRPCHILGTVHNAPSNYLRLDRPWSMLGFDPMVQVIHERDVAYALQLALRPGVRGIFNLKGPGEVPLSRIMRILGKTPMRIPMTVAKPLLERMWDLRMTSFPVPELDHIRYVCMVDDSRARDILGFRPHFSLEDTVRAVEA from the coding sequence ATCCCGGCGCTCGACGAGGGCGAGGGCGCGGTGCTGATCACCGGCATCTGCGGTCGCCTCGGGCGCTTGGTCGCGCGGCAGATGCACCGCGTCGGGCCGGTGGTCGGGATCGATCGCCGGCCGTTCCACGGCAAGCCGAAGGACATCGTCCACCACCAGTTCGATCTGCGCCGCAAGAAGACGCGCGACGTCTTCCGCGCGGGCGGCATCAAGGCGGTGGTGCACCTCGGCGTCATGCACGACCCGCGTGCGAGCCGGAAGGAGCACTACTCCTGGAACGTCGTCGCGTTCCAGAAGCTGCTCGAGTACATGACGCAGTACGGCGTGCCGAAGCTCGTGCTGCTCTCGAGCGCGAACGTGTACGGCCCGAGCCCGGACAACCCGCAGTTCCTCACCGAGGAAGCGCCGCTGCTCGGCGCGCAGCACTTCAGCGAGATCCGCGACCTCGTCGAGGTCGACATGCTCGCGCAGAGCTTCTTCTGGAAGCACCCCGAGATCGAAACGGTGATCCTGCGCCCGTGCCACATCCTCGGCACGGTCCACAACGCGCCGAGCAACTACCTGCGGCTCGATCGCCCGTGGTCGATGCTCGGGTTCGATCCGATGGTGCAGGTCATCCACGAGCGCGACGTCGCGTACGCGCTGCAGCTCGCGCTGCGCCCCGGCGTGCGCGGCATCTTCAACCTGAAGGGCCCGGGCGAGGTCCCGCTCTCGCGCATCATGCGCATCCTCGGCAAGACGCCGATGCGCATCCCGATGACGGTCGCGAAGCCGCTGCTCGAGCGCATGTGGGACCTGCGCATGACGAGCTTCCCGGTGCCCGAGCTCGATCACATCCGCTACGTGTGCATGGTCGACGACTCGCGCGCCCGCGACATCCTCGGCTTCCGCCCGCACTTCTCGCTCGAAGACACGGTGCGCGCGGTCGAAGCCTGA
- a CDS encoding nuclear transport factor 2 family protein → MSRRIVDMPTGLGGTQWRWIEAHCTEGPLDLASRGFSQELRIEQDGESILLTYDQTFANEECSQTVVQRVSPPEQPGELRMEEVARVTVPSTEACFGRPEQPRPGEVRRSGQLLEVLVQRSNWCNGFEVRMVYAPATPDELENAEIVRRWVAHYGRGDAERIARLFAETGSLLEPFTETQTGDPYRHDGREAVRTWFAETFATAPWRAMRIVSMQPGEQPNTMVVEWEYMDPRLAEPLRGRSRFTLAAGEIFEAQLELLGAPVLAPEGGAAAPATSG, encoded by the coding sequence ATGTCTCGTCGCATCGTCGACATGCCGACGGGCCTGGGCGGCACCCAGTGGCGCTGGATCGAAGCGCACTGCACCGAGGGCCCGCTCGATCTCGCGTCGCGCGGCTTCTCGCAGGAGCTGCGCATCGAGCAGGACGGCGAGTCGATCCTGCTCACGTACGACCAGACCTTCGCCAACGAAGAGTGCTCGCAGACGGTCGTGCAGCGCGTCTCGCCGCCCGAGCAGCCGGGCGAGCTCCGCATGGAGGAGGTCGCGCGCGTCACCGTGCCGTCGACCGAGGCGTGCTTCGGTCGTCCCGAGCAGCCGCGCCCGGGCGAGGTGCGCCGGAGCGGTCAGCTGCTCGAGGTGCTCGTGCAGCGCTCGAACTGGTGCAACGGGTTCGAGGTGCGGATGGTCTACGCGCCCGCGACGCCCGACGAGCTCGAGAACGCCGAGATCGTGCGTCGCTGGGTCGCGCACTACGGCCGCGGGGACGCGGAGCGCATCGCGCGGCTGTTCGCGGAGACGGGCTCGCTGCTCGAGCCGTTCACCGAGACGCAGACCGGAGATCCCTATCGCCACGACGGCCGCGAGGCGGTGCGCACGTGGTTCGCCGAGACGTTCGCGACCGCCCCCTGGCGAGCGATGCGCATCGTGTCGATGCAGCCGGGCGAACAGCCCAACACGATGGTGGTCGAGTGGGAGTACATGGATCCGCGGCTCGCGGAGCCGCTGCGCGGGCGCAGCCGGTTCACCCTCGCGGCGGGCGAGATCTTCGAGGCGCAGCTCGAGCTGCTGGGCGCGCCCGTGCTCGCGCCCGAGGGCGGCGCGGCCGCGCCCGCGACGAGTGGATGA
- a CDS encoding M23 family metallopeptidase, producing MWVRLSCWVMIAGIASATGVAHADPDPADQAREIVESATGDADLEDEHDHAPRRFDYSRFSDGPRRVPTPRGASKLRAEELGLGTRECAHQLLHGRPLDAWVAAARGREPSRLLWPVDDGRWVRGYGYVRTTRPDLIHRGIDIAADPGTVVRAAADGIVAYSDNGVRGYGNLVLIVHANGWVSLYAHNARTTVQPGYRVRRGERIALVGRTGIARGPHLHFELWHEGRAMNPAALFDGGPTFVQRLATRAAASGRVAPPEEVTAEDRPIEAPLAPHPEDVVTVATTASVTPVAPTEPVLRELDGLELGSLALARRLLSRAASDAMLSRVEGRVFSTLLFPVRDGTVARAFRSSRVAMQLVGAPDAAVRAAADGLVVFAGELPGRGPSIVLLHRNGWVTAYVGVGVLAAEVGTRVERGAWIARMGATPIELELRIGGVARDPGALLVTPTP from the coding sequence ATGTGGGTGCGGCTGTCGTGCTGGGTGATGATCGCGGGGATCGCGAGCGCTACGGGCGTGGCTCACGCCGATCCCGATCCCGCCGATCAGGCGCGCGAGATCGTCGAGAGCGCGACCGGCGACGCCGACCTCGAGGACGAGCACGATCACGCGCCGCGACGCTTCGACTACTCGCGCTTCAGCGACGGGCCGCGCCGCGTGCCCACCCCGCGCGGCGCGTCGAAGCTGCGCGCGGAGGAGCTCGGGCTCGGCACGCGCGAGTGCGCGCACCAGCTGCTGCACGGTCGTCCGCTCGATGCGTGGGTCGCCGCGGCGCGCGGGCGCGAGCCTTCGCGGCTGCTCTGGCCGGTCGACGACGGGCGCTGGGTGCGCGGCTACGGGTACGTGCGCACGACGCGGCCCGATCTGATCCATCGCGGGATCGACATCGCGGCGGACCCGGGCACGGTGGTGCGCGCGGCGGCGGACGGGATCGTCGCGTACAGCGACAACGGGGTGCGCGGGTACGGGAACCTCGTGCTGATCGTGCACGCGAACGGGTGGGTCTCGCTCTACGCGCACAACGCGCGCACCACGGTGCAGCCGGGCTATCGCGTGCGGCGCGGCGAGCGCATCGCGCTGGTGGGGCGCACCGGGATCGCGCGGGGGCCGCACCTGCACTTCGAGCTCTGGCACGAGGGACGCGCGATGAACCCCGCCGCGCTCTTCGACGGCGGGCCGACGTTCGTGCAGCGGCTCGCGACGCGCGCGGCGGCGAGCGGGCGCGTCGCGCCGCCCGAGGAAGTGACCGCGGAGGATCGCCCGATCGAGGCCCCGCTCGCGCCGCATCCCGAGGACGTGGTGACCGTCGCGACGACGGCGAGCGTCACGCCGGTCGCGCCGACCGAGCCCGTGCTGCGCGAGCTCGACGGGCTCGAGCTGGGATCGCTCGCGCTCGCGCGCCGGCTGCTGTCGCGCGCGGCGAGCGACGCGATGCTCTCGCGCGTCGAGGGGCGCGTGTTCTCGACGCTGCTCTTCCCGGTGCGCGACGGAACGGTCGCGCGCGCGTTCCGGTCATCGCGCGTCGCGATGCAGCTCGTCGGTGCGCCCGACGCGGCGGTGCGTGCCGCCGCGGACGGGCTCGTCGTGTTCGCGGGCGAGCTGCCGGGGCGCGGTCCGTCGATCGTGCTGCTGCACCGCAACGGATGGGTCACGGCCTACGTCGGGGTCGGCGTGCTCGCGGCCGAGGTCGGGACGCGCGTCGAGCGCGGCGCGTGGATCGCGCGGATGGGCGCGACGCCGATCGAGCTCGAGCTGCGCATCGGCGGCGTCGCGCGCGATCCCGGCGCGCTGCTCGTCACGCCGACGCCGTGA
- a CDS encoding tRNA (cytidine(34)-2'-O)-methyltransferase, translated as MSQSKKLRATPLANPFRVVLLEPEIPPNTGSIARTCAATQSPLHLIEPLGFRLDEHSIRRAGLDYWHLVDVSVHASWSAFRAAQPDVRLHLFSANATRSYLDADLAPGDALVFGRESVGLPAWLLEQHADTTWGIPTLGAVRSLNLSNAVSIVLYEALRRSGALDRTFLGD; from the coding sequence GTGAGTCAGTCGAAGAAGCTACGCGCGACGCCGCTCGCCAATCCCTTCCGGGTGGTGCTCCTCGAGCCCGAGATCCCGCCGAACACCGGCTCCATCGCGCGTACGTGCGCCGCGACCCAGTCGCCGCTGCACCTGATCGAGCCGCTCGGCTTCCGTCTCGACGAGCACTCGATCCGGCGCGCCGGGCTCGACTACTGGCACCTCGTCGACGTCTCGGTGCACGCGTCGTGGAGCGCGTTCCGCGCGGCGCAGCCCGACGTGCGGCTGCATCTCTTCTCGGCGAACGCGACGCGCAGCTACCTCGATGCCGATCTCGCGCCCGGCGATGCGCTCGTCTTCGGGCGCGAGTCGGTGGGACTGCCCGCGTGGCTCCTCGAGCAGCACGCGGACACGACGTGGGGCATCCCGACGCTCGGCGCGGTGCGCTCGCTGAACCTCTCGAACGCGGTGTCGATCGTCCTCTACGAAGCGCTGCGCCGGAGCGGCGCGCTGGACCGCACCTTCCTCGGTGATTGA
- a CDS encoding TIGR02147 family protein, whose protein sequence is MARRRAAEISVYDYLDHRAFLGDYYVAQKERGRGFSYRLFSRRAGLRSPNHLKLVIEGQRRLTAEMAVRYAAAMKLPDDESAYFLDLVAFNHARTPAERADTYQRLTGHRGYRKAQTLDQRHAAYYSQWYIPAIREMAMLPGFRGEPGWIAERMVPPITREQAASALETLVALSLLTKHEDGTLAPAEWVVKTEDATRGVHLASYHRVMLERAREALDHLPGTTRNLSAITLCTSAAGYERIVERVKRFRQELITLASLEDEGTHVVHVGVQIFPLTRPPEAA, encoded by the coding sequence GTGGCGCGCCGAAGAGCAGCGGAGATCAGCGTCTACGACTACCTCGATCATCGCGCGTTCCTCGGCGACTACTACGTCGCGCAGAAGGAGCGCGGGCGCGGGTTCTCGTATCGCCTGTTCTCGCGTCGCGCGGGGCTGCGCTCGCCGAACCACCTGAAGCTCGTCATCGAGGGACAGCGGCGGCTCACGGCGGAGATGGCCGTGCGCTACGCGGCCGCGATGAAGCTGCCGGACGACGAGTCGGCGTACTTCCTCGACCTCGTCGCGTTCAACCACGCGCGCACGCCGGCGGAGCGCGCCGACACGTACCAGCGGCTCACCGGGCACCGCGGGTATCGGAAGGCGCAGACGCTCGATCAGCGCCACGCCGCGTACTACTCGCAGTGGTACATCCCCGCGATCCGCGAGATGGCGATGCTCCCCGGGTTCCGCGGCGAGCCCGGGTGGATCGCGGAGCGCATGGTGCCGCCGATCACGCGCGAGCAGGCGGCGAGCGCGCTCGAGACGCTGGTCGCGCTCTCGCTGCTGACGAAGCACGAGGACGGAACGCTCGCGCCCGCCGAGTGGGTCGTGAAGACCGAGGACGCGACGCGCGGCGTGCACCTCGCGTCCTATCACCGCGTGATGCTCGAGCGCGCGCGCGAGGCGCTCGATCACCTGCCCGGCACGACGCGCAATCTGTCGGCGATCACGCTGTGCACGAGCGCCGCGGGATACGAGCGCATCGTCGAGCGCGTGAAGCGGTTCCGCCAAGAGCTCATCACGCTCGCGAGCCTCGAGGACGAAGGCACGCACGTGGTGCACGTCGGCGTGCAGATCTTCCCGCTCACGCGACCTCCGGAGGCGGCGTGA
- a CDS encoding M23 family metallopeptidase — protein MRAPVRGLPILASLLALATSIGSAQDVADAAPIEPDAAPIDPDAGVTSDAAVSAEPSPETRDETLPAGVGPIDWAESTGGRNCHRSRGRRVCEGPRRVPRPSAEALARQQALGLDQPRVAHHAVAGAPLPEWIAAVPAGAAHEDLLWPVQGGRLWRGFGIHQRLRRGRDGRMRRARGRRRHEGVDIGADPGTPIVAVNDGLVVYSDNRMSGYGNVVVLVHRDGSVSLYAHCSATYVAAGELVGRGQIIAAVGATGLAHGPHLHFEWRLEGRPRDPLRRFVGRPARPETAEDEPAADAPEPPDEEPG, from the coding sequence GTGCGCGCTCCCGTCCGTGGCCTTCCGATCCTCGCGTCGCTGCTCGCGCTCGCGACGTCGATCGGATCCGCCCAGGACGTCGCCGACGCGGCGCCGATCGAGCCCGACGCAGCGCCGATCGACCCCGACGCGGGCGTGACGAGCGACGCGGCGGTGAGCGCCGAGCCATCGCCGGAGACACGCGACGAGACGTTGCCCGCCGGGGTCGGGCCGATCGACTGGGCCGAGAGCACCGGCGGGCGCAACTGCCACCGCAGCCGCGGCCGCCGCGTCTGCGAGGGACCGCGCCGCGTGCCGCGCCCGTCGGCGGAGGCGCTCGCGCGACAGCAGGCGCTCGGCCTCGATCAGCCGCGCGTCGCGCACCACGCCGTCGCGGGCGCGCCGCTGCCCGAGTGGATCGCCGCGGTGCCGGCCGGCGCGGCGCACGAGGATCTGCTCTGGCCCGTGCAGGGCGGACGGCTCTGGCGCGGCTTCGGGATCCACCAGCGCCTGCGCCGCGGTCGCGACGGTCGCATGCGCCGCGCGCGCGGCCGGCGCCGCCACGAGGGCGTCGACATCGGCGCCGATCCCGGCACGCCGATCGTCGCGGTGAACGACGGCCTCGTCGTCTACAGCGACAACCGGATGAGCGGCTACGGCAACGTCGTCGTCCTCGTGCACCGCGACGGGAGCGTCAGCCTCTACGCCCACTGCAGCGCGACCTACGTCGCCGCCGGCGAGCTCGTGGGCCGCGGACAGATCATCGCCGCGGTCGGCGCGACCGGCCTCGCGCACGGCCCGCACCTGCACTTCGAGTGGCGCCTCGAGGGACGTCCGCGCGACCCGCTGCGCCGCTTCGTCGGTCGCCCGGCGCGCCCCGAGACCGCCGAGGACGAGCCCGCCGCCGACGCGCCCGAGCCCCCCGACGAGGAGCCGGGTTGA
- a CDS encoding serine/threonine-protein kinase: protein MARACPHCGARHPGSLARCPATGLPIGGDPGLVGTTIAGRYHLVRLLGDGGMGAVYKAADQVLRRFVAIKLLHPNVARNPSSVERFQREARAAAAIGHPNIIDILDFGLEDKRPYMVMEYLRGRSLSQLIATEGAIDIKRACAIATHTLAGLAAAHDRGILHRDLKPANLMLVARFGDRNFVKVCDFGFAALFGGSGQSEESKTLTPERTLVGTPAYAAPERLRGDDRRDPRTDVYSVGVVLFEMLAGQRPFDAPTFAELARKVRNEPAPSIRTMRPDVSEGLERVIARALSKVREDRWASAEELAAALVPFGGRTINIEEDAPSDSFTFEMMRIKARETKKRGTRPSIELPRDDVQALLALRNKPAVEKTATPRPDRRRDSVEIPIDVEAPQPDPEEEHRSTQRREAASRPPGVNADATIRTTPVAAPLAPPQLHQSSTPGLAARDGGSIHKSTMPPPGSGALRPLTEPAPPPEFSPYAFALPPAPPLPEESNESAIPLSRVKRVPDAETDAPPSTPGPKVQGRLVVSVLRFVARKFGERALKDLLDAMPAHVRGPFDEGIQPDTWVDYDTLRALVEEIDARLGQDDLHMVLECGRAAAEGAFEVMRKVRPPQPPPELLIAEMPQVMQGLTQGLELQVRRLGKGYGRLELLEQSESSLTTSVLVLGFLERSLERFGAEDVEVNLLGARALEDPQTLIDISWLG from the coding sequence GTGGCACGCGCCTGTCCGCACTGCGGCGCTCGGCACCCTGGATCGCTCGCGCGATGCCCTGCGACCGGGCTCCCGATCGGCGGCGATCCGGGCCTCGTCGGCACCACCATCGCGGGTCGCTATCACCTCGTGCGGCTGCTCGGCGACGGCGGCATGGGCGCGGTCTACAAGGCGGCCGATCAGGTCCTGCGGCGCTTCGTCGCGATCAAGCTGCTGCACCCGAACGTCGCGCGGAACCCGTCGTCGGTGGAGCGCTTCCAGCGCGAGGCGCGCGCCGCCGCGGCGATCGGGCACCCGAACATCATCGACATCCTCGACTTCGGCCTCGAGGACAAGCGCCCGTACATGGTCATGGAGTACCTGCGCGGGCGCTCGCTCTCGCAGCTCATCGCGACCGAGGGCGCGATCGACATCAAGCGCGCGTGCGCGATCGCGACGCACACGCTCGCGGGGCTCGCGGCGGCGCACGACCGCGGGATCCTGCATCGCGATCTGAAGCCCGCGAACCTGATGCTCGTGGCGCGCTTCGGCGACCGCAACTTCGTGAAGGTCTGCGACTTCGGCTTCGCCGCGCTCTTCGGCGGCAGCGGGCAGAGCGAGGAGAGCAAGACGCTCACGCCCGAGCGCACGCTGGTGGGCACGCCCGCGTACGCGGCGCCCGAGCGACTGCGCGGCGACGATCGACGCGACCCGCGCACCGACGTCTACTCGGTCGGCGTGGTGCTGTTCGAGATGCTCGCGGGGCAGCGCCCGTTCGACGCGCCGACGTTCGCGGAGCTCGCGCGCAAGGTGCGCAACGAGCCGGCGCCGTCGATCCGCACGATGCGCCCCGACGTGAGCGAGGGGCTCGAGCGCGTGATCGCGCGCGCGCTGTCGAAGGTGCGCGAGGATCGCTGGGCGAGCGCGGAGGAGCTCGCGGCGGCGCTCGTCCCGTTCGGCGGTCGCACGATCAACATCGAAGAGGACGCGCCGAGCGACTCGTTCACGTTCGAGATGATGCGCATCAAGGCGCGCGAGACGAAGAAGCGCGGCACGCGCCCTTCGATCGAGCTGCCGCGCGACGACGTGCAGGCGCTGCTCGCGCTGCGCAACAAGCCCGCGGTCGAGAAGACCGCGACGCCGCGCCCGGATCGCCGTCGCGACAGCGTCGAGATCCCGATCGACGTCGAGGCGCCGCAGCCCGATCCCGAGGAAGAGCATCGCTCGACGCAGCGCCGCGAGGCCGCGTCGCGCCCGCCCGGCGTGAACGCCGACGCGACGATCCGGACGACGCCCGTCGCGGCACCGCTCGCGCCGCCGCAGCTCCATCAGAGCTCGACGCCCGGGCTCGCCGCGAGGGACGGCGGCTCGATCCACAAGTCGACGATGCCGCCGCCCGGCAGCGGCGCGCTGCGCCCGCTGACCGAGCCCGCACCGCCGCCCGAGTTCTCGCCCTACGCGTTCGCGCTCCCGCCCGCGCCGCCGCTGCCCGAGGAGAGCAACGAGAGCGCGATCCCGCTCTCGCGCGTGAAGCGCGTGCCCGATGCGGAGACCGACGCGCCGCCCTCGACGCCGGGCCCGAAGGTGCAGGGACGGCTCGTGGTCTCGGTGCTGCGCTTCGTCGCGCGCAAGTTCGGCGAGCGCGCGCTGAAGGACCTGCTCGACGCGATGCCCGCGCACGTGCGCGGCCCGTTCGACGAGGGGATCCAGCCCGACACGTGGGTCGACTACGACACGCTGCGCGCGCTGGTCGAGGAGATCGACGCGCGCCTGGGGCAGGACGACCTGCACATGGTGCTCGAGTGCGGTCGTGCCGCGGCGGAGGGCGCGTTCGAGGTGATGCGCAAGGTGCGCCCGCCGCAGCCGCCGCCCGAGCTGCTGATCGCCGAGATGCCGCAGGTGATGCAGGGCCTCACGCAGGGCCTCGAGCTGCAGGTGCGCCGGCTCGGCAAGGGCTACGGACGGCTCGAGCTGCTCGAGCAGTCGGAGTCGTCGCTGACCACGAGCGTGCTGGTACTGGGCTTCCTCGAGCGCAGCCTCGAGCGCTTCGGCGCCGAAGACGTCGAGGTGAACCTGCTCGGCGCGAGGGCCCTCGAGGACCCTCAGACGCTGATCGACATCAGCTGGCTGGGCTGA
- a CDS encoding lysophospholipid acyltransferase family protein yields MSATESMIPFSQSPRGVAQARLEALISRFGDRMVRIAEELLGEELDARLARIRTSSNEAGVDPFGFDPGTARYVLALSAFLHRYYFRTEVHGIDRIPEGRVLVIANHSGQIPMDGVMIGTSLMLDAEPPRFPRSMVERWSAELPFVSVLFPRCGQVVGSPDNARRLLDQEEALIVFPEGSRGISKTWDQRYQLVDFGLGFMRLALETNTPIVPVAVIGGEEQLPSVANIRPLARLLGMPAFPVIPHVMLGLPVPLPTRYRLWFGEPLRFEGDPDDDDAVIEAKVAVVKQSIQSALHQGLKERKSIFW; encoded by the coding sequence ATGTCGGCCACCGAGTCGATGATCCCGTTCTCGCAGTCGCCTCGCGGCGTCGCGCAGGCTCGCCTCGAAGCGCTCATCTCGCGCTTCGGCGATCGCATGGTGCGCATCGCGGAGGAGCTGCTCGGCGAAGAGCTCGACGCGCGCCTCGCGCGCATCCGCACGAGCTCGAACGAGGCCGGCGTCGATCCCTTCGGCTTCGATCCCGGCACCGCGCGCTACGTGCTCGCGCTCTCGGCGTTCCTGCACCGCTACTACTTCCGCACCGAGGTCCACGGGATCGATCGCATCCCCGAGGGACGCGTGCTCGTGATCGCGAACCACTCGGGCCAGATCCCGATGGACGGCGTGATGATCGGCACCTCGCTGATGCTCGACGCCGAGCCGCCGCGCTTCCCGCGATCGATGGTCGAGCGCTGGAGCGCCGAGCTCCCGTTCGTCTCGGTGCTCTTCCCGCGCTGCGGCCAGGTCGTGGGATCGCCCGACAACGCGCGCCGACTGCTCGATCAGGAAGAGGCGCTCATCGTCTTCCCCGAGGGCTCGCGCGGCATCTCGAAGACGTGGGATCAGCGCTACCAGCTCGTCGACTTCGGGCTCGGGTTCATGCGCCTCGCGCTCGAGACGAACACGCCGATCGTGCCGGTCGCGGTGATCGGCGGCGAGGAGCAGCTCCCGTCGGTCGCGAACATCCGCCCGCTCGCGCGCCTGCTCGGCATGCCCGCGTTCCCGGTGATCCCGCACGTGATGCTCGGCCTGCCGGTCCCGCTGCCCACGCGCTATCGCCTCTGGTTCGGCGAGCCGCTGCGCTTCGAGGGCGATCCCGACGACGACGACGCGGTGATCGAGGCGAAGGTCGCGGTGGTGAAGCAGTCGATCCAGTCGGCGCTCCACCAGGGGCTCAAGGAGCGCAAAAGCATCTTCTGGTGA